One Punica granatum isolate Tunisia-2019 chromosome 3, ASM765513v2, whole genome shotgun sequence genomic window carries:
- the LOC116200697 gene encoding 60S ribosomal protein L37-3 yields MGKGTGSFGKRRNKTHTLCVRCGRRSFHLQKSRCAACGFPSARKRKYNWSVKAIRRKTTGTGRMRYLRHVPRRFKTGFREGTQAAPKKAAAAASA; encoded by the exons GGTAAGGGAACAGGGAGCTTCGGTAAGAGAAGGAACAAGACCCACACGCTCTGCGTGAGGTGTGGGCGTCGGAGCTTCCACCTGCAGAAGAGCCGATGCGCCGCCTGCGGCTTCCCCTCAGCTCGCAAGAGGAAGT ATAACTGGAGTGTGAAGGCAATCAGAAGGAAGACCACCGGAACCGGAAGGATGAGGTATCTTCGCCATGTCCCTCGCAGGTTCAAGACTGGCTTCAGAGAAG GCACTCAAGCTGCCCCCAAGAAGGCTGCTGCAGCTGCTTCGGCTTAA